The window GGCCCGCCGCCAAGCCGTGCTCGAAGCCGTCCAGCGCGCCCGCGAATACGCCGAGGCCCTCGGCGCCCACCTGTCCGCGCTCGTCGAACTCGCGGACCTCGGCGCCGAGAACGCCTCGCCCTACCCGCTGGCCGGCGGCGGCATGCGCACCATGGCCTTCAGCGCCGCCGAGGACGCCACCGCCCCGCCCCTGGACCTCGAACCCCAGCGCCAGACCGTGTACGCCCAGGTCAACGCCCGCTTCACCATGACCCCGCCGCAGCTCTGAACGACGCGCACGCGACCGCGCCACCCGACGGGGACGGGCGCCCGCCCCGACCCCGCGACGTCAAGGACGGGACGGCCGGACTCGGCCACCGAATCGGTGAACGAGCCCCCACCCGAGGGCCGGGAAAACCCCCAGGAACGGTGCTTCGGGGGTGCTCATCAGAGCACCCCCACGCACATTCAAGTAATGTCAACAAGCTTTCGCCCAAAGGTTGTTGAGTGGACACCCGGAACCAATTTCCTACTGCCTGGTAGGGGCATACGCTCGACTCATGCGTCGAGCAAAAATCGTATGTACCCTGGGCCCCGCCACCGACTCATACGACCAGATCAAAGCCCTGGTCGAAGTCGGAATGGACATCGCCCGCCTCAACCTCAGCCACGGCACCTACGCCGAACACGAGGAGCGTTACCACCGCGTGCGCAAGGCGTCCGACGAGACGGGCCGCAGCGTCGGCATCCTCGCCGACCTTCAAGGCCCGAAGATCCGCCTCGGCCGCTTCCTCGAAGGCCCCGTACTCCTTGAACGCGGCGACGAGTTCACCATCACCGTCGAAGACCACGAGGGCGACCGTCACACCTGCGGCACCACCTACAAGGGCCTCGCGGCCGACGTCTCCATCGGCGAACGCATCCTCGTCGACGACGGACGCGTCACCCTCCAGGTCATCGACGTCGACGGACCCCGCGTCCGCACCCTCGTCATCGAAGGCGGCATGGTCTCCGACCACAAGGGACTCAACCTCCCCGGCGTCGCCGTCTCCGTCCCCGCCCTCTCCGAGAAGGACATCGAAGACCTCCGCTGGGCCCTGCGCACCGGCGCCGACGTCATCGCCCTCTCCTTCGTCCGCAGCGGCCGCGACATCGACGACGTCCACCGCATCATGGACGAGGAAGGCCGACGCCTCCCCGTCATCGCCAAGATCGAGAAGCCCCAGGCCGTCGAGAACATCGACGACATCGTCGCCGCCTTCGACGGCATCATGGTCGCCCGCGGCGACCTCGGCGTCGAAATGCCCCTCGAACAGGTCCCCATCGTCCAGAAGCGCGCCGTCAAACTGGCCAAGCGCAATGCCAAGCCCGTCATCGTCGCCACCCAGATGCTCGACTCGATGATCGAGAACTCCCGCCCCACCCGCGCCGAGGCCTCCGACGTCGCCAACGCCGTCATCGACGGCACCGACGCGGTCATGCTCTCCGGCGAGACCAGCGTGGGCAAGTACCCCGTCGAAACCGTCGCCACCATGGCCCGCATCGTCGAAGCCGCCGAAGAGGACATCCTCGAAAAGGGCCTCCCGCCCCTCACCGACCGCAACAAGCCCCGCACCCAGGGCGGAGCCGTGGCCCGCGCCGCCGCCGAGATGGGCGACTTCCTCGGCGCCAAGTTCCTCGTCGCCTTCACCCAGAGCGGGGACACCGTCCGCCGACTCTCCCGCTACCGCTCGCCCATCCCCCTCCTCGCCTTCACCCCCGACTCCGCCACCCGCTCCCAACTCAACCTCACCTGGGGCGTCGAGACCTTCCTCGGCCCCCACGTCGACTCCACGGACGCCATGGTCGCCCAGGTCGAGGAGGAACTCCTGCGCATCGGACGCTGCGTTCCCGGCGACATCGTCGTCATCACCGCCGGCTCGCCCCCCGGCGTCACCGGCTCCACCAACCTCGTCCGCGTCCACCACATCGGCGACCCCGTCCGCTGACCCGACCCCGGACCAGGCCACCGCACCACGCACGCACCACACCACACCACGCACGCACCGCACCGCGTCGGGCCCGCCCGACGCGGTCATCGCTAGTGCTTCGGCCCGATGTGCGCGTCCATCAGCGCGACCGACTCCTTCCGAGCCACGGACACGTTGAACGGATCACCGCCCCGCGCCAGGACCGTCCACCGGACACCGACCCTGGTCATCGTGTCGGTACAGAGGCGCCGGATGTCGTCCGAGGTGTTGGTGAAGAAGTACCGCGGGTACTCGTACCGCTTGGACACCCCACCCACGATGCGAGTGGTCCAGTTGGTGATCCGACACCCGTCGGAGTGGATCAACCCCCGCAGGAACTCCCAGGGACGCGCGTCCACGATCTCCCGCTGCCAGTCTTCGAGCACGATCGGCCGCTCGTGCTTCCTCCCGGGCCCGTGCTGGGGGAACAGGCAGGTCCAATGGTGTCCGTAAGCGGTCACGGCCACGCAGCCCTGCTTCTGTTGCACGGAGACCGTGTCGCCCGGCCGGACCGCCGTGATCGCGACCCGGCAGTGCTCGATGAGACCCGGCCACGCGTCCGCGCACGCTATCCGGAGGTACTGCCCGCCGCGGGGGTGGGGGCTGATGCATCCGTCGCCGAGGTAGAGGCCGAGCAGGTACGCGTACGCCGCCTGGTCGGCAGGCCCTTGGCAGGGCGTGGCGTGGTGCAGGAGTCGGGGACGGGGCTCCGGTCGGGACTGCCAGGCGCGGATCGCGGACCGGGAGATCCCGGTCTCCTTGCTGACGGAGTTCACGCTGCGGCCGCCGGTCACCAGGGCCAGGACGCGCATGCGCGTCGCGATGTCGTACATGCGCCCGACCCTGCGGTGTTCTCCGGGCCCGGCGGTGGAATCACGTCGGGCTTCGCCGGAAAGAGTGATGGTCACGCGAAGATCGCGTGACCATGGAATGCAAGCAAAGTGCCCCAGGTGGGATTCGAACCCACACTGTCCGCTGTTTGAGAGCGGCCTCTCTGACCAGTTGGAGTACTGGGGCCTACGAAACAAAGGCTCCGAGGAGCCCTGTGCGAGACCACCTTACCGCAGGTGGGTAGGCTCAGGGGAGCTTGTTATGCCCCGTATAGAGGAGCCCTCCGTGACCGCCGAGCACGAGTCGACGCCCACGCCCGACGCCGACCAGTCGCACGTTCCGCCGCTGACGACGCGCGTCGTCATCGCCGAGGACGAGGCGCTCATCCGTCTCGACCTCAAGGAGATGCTCGAAGAGGAGGGGTACTCCGTCGTCGGCGAGGCCGGCGACGGCCAGGCCGCTGTGGAGCTGGCTCGCGAGCACCGCCCCGACCTGGTGATCCTCGACGTGAAGATGCCCGTGCTCGACGGGATCTCCGCGGCTGAGAAGATCGCCGAGGAGTCCATCGCCCCGGTCCTGATGCTGACCGCCTTCTCGCAGCGCGACCTGGTCGAGCGGGCCCGTGACGCGGGCGCCATGGCGTACCTGGTGAAGCCGTTCAGCAAGAGCGACGTCGTGCCGGCCATCGAGATGGCCGTGTCGCGCTTCGCGGAGCTGCGGGCGTTGGAGAAGGAGGTCGCGGACCTCTCGCTGCGGCTGGAGACCCGCAAGCTGGTGGACCGGGCGAAGAGCATCCTGCAGACCCAGTACGGGCTGACGGAGCCGGCCGCGTTCCGGTGGATCCAGAAGACCTCCATGGACCGTCGCATGTCGATGCAGCAGGTCGCCGAGGCGGTCATCGAGGACGCCGAGGAGAAGAAGAACGCCGCGAAGGGCTGAGGGCCCGGGTACGCGTGAGGCCCGCCACCGGGATCCGGTGGCGGGCCTCACGCGTGGGGTGCGGGGATCAGTCCTCGCCGAGGTACGCCTTGCGGACGTCCTCGTTGACGAGCAGTTCACGGCCGGGTCCGGAGAGGACGACCTTGCCGATCTCCATCACGTGGCCCTTGTCGGCGAGGGAGAGCGCCGCCTGGGCGTTCTGCTCGACGAGCAGGATGGTGGTGCCCTGTGACTTGAGCTCGGCGATGGTGGCCATGATCTTCTGCATCATGATCGGGGAGAGGCCCATGGAGGGCTCGTCGAGCATGAGCAGCTTCGGGCGGGACATGAGCGCGCGGCCCATGGCGAGCATCTGCTGCTCGCCGCCCGAGAGGGTGCCGGCGGCCTGCTTGCGACGTTCGCCCAGGATGGGGAAGAGGTCGTAGGCGCGCTGGACGTCCTGCTGGATGCCTTCCTTGTCCTTGCGGAGGAAGGCGCCGAGGAGGAGGTTGTCCTCGATGGTCATGCGCGGGAAGATGTGCCGCCCCTCGGGGGAGTGGGCGAGTCCGAGCGCGACGATGTCGTGCGCGGGGATCTTCTTGAGCGACTTGCCCTGGAACTTGATCTGGCCGCCGCGCGGTTTGATCAGGCCGGACAGGGTGCGCAGGGTGGTGGTCTTGCCGGCGCCGTTGGTGCCGATGAGGGTGACGATCTGGCCGGCGTCGACGCTGAACGAGATGCCCTTGACGGCTTCGATCTTGCCGTAGGCGACGCGGAGGTCCTCGACCTCCAGGAGTGCGGTCACCGGTCTTCTCCGTCCGTGCTGGTGGTGCTGTGCGCCTCGGCGGCCTCGACCTCCGCGACTTCCTCGGCGCCGGGGGCGCCTTCGAAGGGTTCGCCGAGATAGGCGGCGATGACGCGCTCGTCGCTCTGGACCTCGGTCGCGGTGCCCTCGATGAGCTTCTCGCCCTGGACGAGGCAGGCGACGCGGTCGCAGAGGTTGAAGATGAAGCGCATGTCGTGCTCGATGACGAGGACGGCGATGCCCATGTCCCGGATGGCGAAGATGAGTTCCTCGGTGGTCCGGGTCTCCTGCGGGTTCATGCCGGCGGTGGGCTCGTCCAGGAGGATGAGACCGGGGTCGCTGGCGAGTGCCCGGGCGATCTCCAGCTTGCGCTGCTCGCCGTAGGGCAGGTTCCGCGCGAGGTGGTCGGCCTTGTGCTCCAGCCCGATGAAGGTGAGGAGCTCCATGGCCTTGTCGCGGCTGGCCGCTTCCTCCCGGCCGAAGCTGGGGAGGCGCAGCAGGGCGGACCAGAGGCCCACCTTGGTGCGGGTGTGGCGTCCGACGAGGACGTTTTCCAGGACCGTCATGTTGTTGAAGAGACGGATGTTCTGGAAGGTGCGTGCGACACCGGCCGCGGTGACCTTGAACGACTTGGGGGGCAGGACCGTGCCCTTGTACCGGACTTCGCCCTCGGTGGGGATGTAGAGGCCGGTGAGGCAGTTGAAGAAGGTGGTCTTGCCGGCGCCGTTGGGGCCGATGAGTCCGACGATCTCGCCGCTGCGGACGGTCAGGTCGACGTTCTTGACGGCGGTGAGGCCGCCGAAGCGCATCGTGACGCCGCGTGCGTCGAGGACGGTCTCCGCCGTGGTGACGGCGGGGGTGTCGGGGGTGTCGGTGGTGGTGGTCGTCATGGGTCAGACCCCTGCCTTACCGAGGACTGTGGGCGCTTCGAGCGAGTCGTGGAGTTCGAGCTGGTTGCGCTTGTTGGGAATGAGGCCCTCGGGGCGCAGGCGCATCAGGACGATGAGTGCGACACCGAAGACGAGGAGCTGGTACTCGCCCAGGAACTGGAGCTTGTTGGGGATCAGGAAGAGCAGTGATCCGCCGACGAGGGGTCCGGAGATGGTGCCCATGCCGCCGAGGACTACCGCGGCGAGCAGGAACGCGGAGTTCGGGGGCACGGCGTTGGCGAAGGTGTACTGGTCGGGGGTGACCGTGTACTGGACGTGGGCCTGGACGGCTCCGGCGAGGCCGGCGAGGGTGGCGCCGAGGGCGAAGGCGATGAGCTTGACGCGGAAGCCGTTGATGCCCATGGCTTCGGCGGCGGTCTCGTCCTCGCGGATGGCGACCCAGGCGCGGCCGATGCGGGATTCGGCGCTGCGGCGGAAGACCAGGACCACGATCAGGGTGATGAGCAGCATCAGCAGGAAGTAGTTCGCGAACCTGCCGATGGTGAATCCGGCGATGGTGTGTGCCGCGCCGAAGTCGAACCCGAAGAGGTTGATGTTCGGGATGTTGGCGATGCCGTTGGGCCCGTTGGTGATGTCGGGGCCGGAGACACCGTCGAGGTTGTTCATGGAGATGCGGAAGATCTCACCGAAGCCGAGGGTGACGATGGCGAGGTAGTCGCCGCGCAGGCGCAGCGTGGGGGCGCCGATGAGGACACCGAAGATCATCGATGCGACGGCGCCGGCGAGGAGCGCGGCCCAGAAGGGGAAGTGCACTCCGAAGGGCGAGTTGGGCGAGCCGGAGACCAGGGCGGCGGTGTAGGCACCGACGCCGAGGAAGGCGACGTATCCCAGGTCGAGGAGGCCGGTGAGGCCGACCACGATGTTCAGGCCGAGTGCGACGGTGGCGAAGATCAGGATGTTGACGCCGAGGTTCGCGTACTGGTCGTCGGTCTGGGTGAGGGGGAAGGCCGCCGCGGCGGCGAAGGCGCCGACGAGGGCGACGTTGCGGTGCCGGGCGGTGAGGGTGCTCAGCCGGGCCATGAGGCCCGCCTTGTTGATCGCGGCGGCGCCGAATCCGGCCGTGATCAGGAAGCCGACGAAGAGTTCCTGGTACGGGGTGGTGATGCCGTACGTGAACACGAAGAGGGCGAGGCCGAGGACGGCGGCGATGAGGAGGATCTCGACCCAGGCGGGGAGCACGCGGGCCGGCTTGACGGGGCCGGAGACGAAGGCGGCCTTGAAGGTCGTCCAGCGGTTTCCGGCGTTGTGCTTGAACTTGTCCCAGTCGCCGTCGTCCGGGTCGGGGCCTTCGAGGGTGGGGCGCTCGAAGGGGAGCGCGAAGGCGCCGATGACCGCGGCGAGGCTGGCGAGGGCGGCGATGCCCGCGCCGGGTTCGAGGTCGACGAGTGCGCCGAGCTCGACCACGATCGCGATGGCGGTGTACCAGGTGGTGACGAAGGCGGCGAGAGCGGCGAGTTTGATGGCCGCGTCGGTGCCTGCGGGGGCGATCCAGCCCAGGCCCTTGACCCCGTAGGAGGCGAGGGCGAAGAGCGTGGTGAGGGCGCCGCCGATGAGGACGAGCCACTGCATGCCGCCGGGGTAGCCGTAGACGGTGAGGTCTCCGGGGAAGGCGGCGGTCCAGGTCCAGGCGAGGAAGGCGGAGATGACGGTGAGGGCGCCGCCGGCGGTGGCGAGGGCGCGGCCCGTCTTCTCGGAGAGGGGGATGAAGCCCTTGTTCTGCGGTGCGGTGGTCGGCGTCGCGGTTTCCGCGGTGATGGTCGTCATGGTTGTCACACCCTGTCCGCCACGCGCTGGCCCAGCAGGCCTTGCGGCCGGAAGAGGAGCACGAGGATGAGAAGTACGAACGCCCAGGTGTTGCCCCAGGACTGGCCACCGAGCTGTTCGAAGCCGGGGATGTCGGCGACGTAGGCGGTGGTCAGGGTTTCGGCGAGACCGAGGACGAGACCGCCGACCATGGCGCCGTAGATGTTGCCGATGCCGCCGAGGACGGCCGCGGTGAAGGCCTTGAGGCCGAGCAGGAAGCCCATCTTGAACTGGACTTCGCCGTACTTGAGGCCGTAGGCGACTGCTCCGACGGCGGCGAAGACGGCTCCGAGGGCGAACGCGGTGGTGATGATGCGGTCCGTGTTGATGCCCATGAGCTTGGCGGTGTCGGGGTCCTGGGCCGTCGCCTGCATGCCGCGGCCGGTACGGGTCTTCTTGACGAAGAAGCCGAGGAAGGCCATGGAGACGGGGGCCGCGATCATCAGGAAGACGTCACCGGTCTGGATGGTGATGCTGCCGAGGTGGAAGGGGCCGCCGGGGATCTCGGGGAAGACCAGGGAGCTCGTGGCGCCGGGGAACCAGGCCCATACCGCCTGCTGGAGGGCGATGGAGAGGCCGATGGCGGTGATGAGGGGGGCGAGGCGGGGTGCGCTGCGCAGGGGTCGGTACGCGAAGCGTTCCGCTGCGACGGCGATGGTGGTGGCCACGAAGACCGCGCCTATGAGCATGAGGGGCAGGGCGACCCACATGGTGGTGCCGGTGGGGAGCATCAGCCAGACCGTGAGGGCTCCGAACCCACCGGTCATGAAGATCTCGCCGTGGGCGAAGTTGATGAGCTGGACAATGCCATAGACCATCGTGTAGCCGATGGCGACGAGCCCGTACATGGATCCCAGTAGCAGGCCGTTGACCAGCTGTTGCGGCAGTTCGTGCACCGCAGGTCCTCCGAGTCTTTCGACGGATGTGACACCGCGCGGGGCGCTATGGTGCGCGCCCCGCGCGGCAGAGATGGTGTGCCGGCAGGCTGGTGATCAGTGGCCGGCGGGTGGGATCAG of the Streptomyces sp. NBC_01426 genome contains:
- a CDS encoding ABC transporter ATP-binding protein, with translation MTALLEVEDLRVAYGKIEAVKGISFSVDAGQIVTLIGTNGAGKTTTLRTLSGLIKPRGGQIKFQGKSLKKIPAHDIVALGLAHSPEGRHIFPRMTIEDNLLLGAFLRKDKEGIQQDVQRAYDLFPILGERRKQAAGTLSGGEQQMLAMGRALMSRPKLLMLDEPSMGLSPIMMQKIMATIAELKSQGTTILLVEQNAQAALSLADKGHVMEIGKVVLSGPGRELLVNEDVRKAYLGED
- the pyk gene encoding pyruvate kinase; this encodes MRRAKIVCTLGPATDSYDQIKALVEVGMDIARLNLSHGTYAEHEERYHRVRKASDETGRSVGILADLQGPKIRLGRFLEGPVLLERGDEFTITVEDHEGDRHTCGTTYKGLAADVSIGERILVDDGRVTLQVIDVDGPRVRTLVIEGGMVSDHKGLNLPGVAVSVPALSEKDIEDLRWALRTGADVIALSFVRSGRDIDDVHRIMDEEGRRLPVIAKIEKPQAVENIDDIVAAFDGIMVARGDLGVEMPLEQVPIVQKRAVKLAKRNAKPVIVATQMLDSMIENSRPTRAEASDVANAVIDGTDAVMLSGETSVGKYPVETVATMARIVEAAEEDILEKGLPPLTDRNKPRTQGGAVARAAAEMGDFLGAKFLVAFTQSGDTVRRLSRYRSPIPLLAFTPDSATRSQLNLTWGVETFLGPHVDSTDAMVAQVEEELLRIGRCVPGDIVVITAGSPPGVTGSTNLVRVHHIGDPVR
- a CDS encoding ABC transporter ATP-binding protein, with the translated sequence MTTTTTDTPDTPAVTTAETVLDARGVTMRFGGLTAVKNVDLTVRSGEIVGLIGPNGAGKTTFFNCLTGLYIPTEGEVRYKGTVLPPKSFKVTAAGVARTFQNIRLFNNMTVLENVLVGRHTRTKVGLWSALLRLPSFGREEAASRDKAMELLTFIGLEHKADHLARNLPYGEQRKLEIARALASDPGLILLDEPTAGMNPQETRTTEELIFAIRDMGIAVLVIEHDMRFIFNLCDRVACLVQGEKLIEGTATEVQSDERVIAAYLGEPFEGAPGAEEVAEVEAAEAHSTTSTDGEDR
- a CDS encoding branched-chain amino acid ABC transporter permease, with the translated sequence MHELPQQLVNGLLLGSMYGLVAIGYTMVYGIVQLINFAHGEIFMTGGFGALTVWLMLPTGTTMWVALPLMLIGAVFVATTIAVAAERFAYRPLRSAPRLAPLITAIGLSIALQQAVWAWFPGATSSLVFPEIPGGPFHLGSITIQTGDVFLMIAAPVSMAFLGFFVKKTRTGRGMQATAQDPDTAKLMGINTDRIITTAFALGAVFAAVGAVAYGLKYGEVQFKMGFLLGLKAFTAAVLGGIGNIYGAMVGGLVLGLAETLTTAYVADIPGFEQLGGQSWGNTWAFVLLILVLLFRPQGLLGQRVADRV
- a CDS encoding ANTAR domain-containing response regulator, which gives rise to MPRIEEPSVTAEHESTPTPDADQSHVPPLTTRVVIAEDEALIRLDLKEMLEEEGYSVVGEAGDGQAAVELAREHRPDLVILDVKMPVLDGISAAEKIAEESIAPVLMLTAFSQRDLVERARDAGAMAYLVKPFSKSDVVPAIEMAVSRFAELRALEKEVADLSLRLETRKLVDRAKSILQTQYGLTEPAAFRWIQKTSMDRRMSMQQVAEAVIEDAEEKKNAAKG
- a CDS encoding helix-turn-helix domain-containing protein, giving the protein MYDIATRMRVLALVTGGRSVNSVSKETGISRSAIRAWQSRPEPRPRLLHHATPCQGPADQAAYAYLLGLYLGDGCISPHPRGGQYLRIACADAWPGLIEHCRVAITAVRPGDTVSVQQKQGCVAVTAYGHHWTCLFPQHGPGRKHERPIVLEDWQREIVDARPWEFLRGLIHSDGCRITNWTTRIVGGVSKRYEYPRYFFTNTSDDIRRLCTDTMTRVGVRWTVLARGGDPFNVSVARKESVALMDAHIGPKH
- a CDS encoding branched-chain amino acid ABC transporter permease, with the protein product MTTITAETATPTTAPQNKGFIPLSEKTGRALATAGGALTVISAFLAWTWTAAFPGDLTVYGYPGGMQWLVLIGGALTTLFALASYGVKGLGWIAPAGTDAAIKLAALAAFVTTWYTAIAIVVELGALVDLEPGAGIAALASLAAVIGAFALPFERPTLEGPDPDDGDWDKFKHNAGNRWTTFKAAFVSGPVKPARVLPAWVEILLIAAVLGLALFVFTYGITTPYQELFVGFLITAGFGAAAINKAGLMARLSTLTARHRNVALVGAFAAAAAFPLTQTDDQYANLGVNILIFATVALGLNIVVGLTGLLDLGYVAFLGVGAYTAALVSGSPNSPFGVHFPFWAALLAGAVASMIFGVLIGAPTLRLRGDYLAIVTLGFGEIFRISMNNLDGVSGPDITNGPNGIANIPNINLFGFDFGAAHTIAGFTIGRFANYFLLMLLITLIVVLVFRRSAESRIGRAWVAIREDETAAEAMGINGFRVKLIAFALGATLAGLAGAVQAHVQYTVTPDQYTFANAVPPNSAFLLAAVVLGGMGTISGPLVGGSLLFLIPNKLQFLGEYQLLVFGVALIVLMRLRPEGLIPNKRNQLELHDSLEAPTVLGKAGV